The Parambassis ranga chromosome 14, fParRan2.1, whole genome shotgun sequence genome includes a window with the following:
- the ncf1 gene encoding neutrophil cytosol factor 1, protein MDEIYVRHVELLGFEKRFFPSQHYVYMLMVKWSDLSEKLIYRTYPEIHTFHKSLKEMFPIEAGQIEKRDRIIPSLPAPRWVDTEKSRESRKITLAEYCHALVNLPPHISRCKHLSNFLKVRPEDENPPAPNTLKRNETFVESRELTRGNASEISGPIILDSYRVIADFEKTSKHELKLHTGDLVEIVEKNQNGWWFCQCEAKRGWVPASYLEPLDGPEEAEEAEPDYEGELHVTIQVYKAEQEDEISLEVGETVEVIHKLLDGWWVVRKGDETGHFPSMFLQKGGKRENYEAAQRNLQGQKPPPRRTTIRNAKSIHSKGRRRLSQETYRRNSYRYLQQKGSRLSQPQRNSAKSPLKERKNQDNIPEMSGSASESEFKKEAPVIPPRPSPELILQRCTDNTRKKVSIHKPRANTTS, encoded by the exons ATGGACGAGATCTACGTCAGACATGTGGAGCTGCTGGGCTTCGAGAAGCGCTTCTTCCCAAGTCAGCACTAC gtctaCATGCTGATGGTGAAATGGAGCGACCTCTCTGAGAAGCTAATCTACAGGACGTATCCTGAAATACACACGTTCCAC AAATCGCTGAAGGAGATGTTTCCCATTGAGGCCGGTCAAATAGAAAAAAGGGACAGAATCATCCCGTCACTTCCTG CTCCACGGTGGGTGGACACAGAGAAGTCCAGAGAATCCAGGAAGATCACTTTGGCTGAGTACTGCCACGCACTGGTTAACCTGCCACCTCACATCTCCCGCTGCAAACACCTCTCCAACTTCCTCAAGGTCCGGCCAGAGGACGAGAACCCGCCTGCACCAAACac ACTGAAAAGAAATGAGACGTTTGTGGAGTCCAGGGAGCTGACCCGAGGAAATGCATCAG AGATTTCGGGCCCGATCATCTTGGACAGCTACAGAGTGATCGCAGACTTTGAAAAGACGTCCAAGCATGAGCTCAAGCTGCACACAGGTGACCTGGTGGAGATCGTAgagaaaaatcaaaatg GTTGGTGGTTCTGTCAGTGTGAGGCTAAAAGAGGGTGGGTTCCTGCATCCTACCTGGAGCCTCTGGATGGACCTGAGGAGGCCGAGGAGGCCGAGCCTGACTACGAGG GAGAGCTGCACGTCACCATTCAGGTCTACAAGGCGGAGCAGGAAGATGAGATTTCCCTGGAGGTCGGTGAGACAGTAGAGGTCATTCACAAGCTGCTGGACGGCTGGTGGGTGGTCAG GAAAGGAGACGAGACCGGTCATTTCCCATCTATGTTCCTGCAGAAGGgtggaaaaagagaaaactACGAAGCAGCGCAGAGAAACCTGCAGGGACAGAAACCACCACCTCGCAG GACCACCATCAGAAATGCAAAGAGCATCCACAGCAAGGGTCGGCGGCGGCTTAGCCAGGAAACCTACCGTAGGAACAGCTACCGATACCTCCAACAGAAGGGCAGCCGCCTCAGCCAGCCACAGAGGAACTCTGCTAAGTCTCCACTAAAAGAGAGGAAGAACCAGG ATAACATCCCTGAGATGTCTGGCTCTGCCTCTGAGAGTGAGTTTAAGAAGGAGGCTCCGGTCATCCCACCACGGCCCAGTCCGGAGCTCATCCTGCAGCGCTGCACCGACAACACCCGCAAGAAAGTCAGCATCCACAAGCCACGAGCCAACACCACCAGTTAA